From Anaerolineae bacterium, one genomic window encodes:
- a CDS encoding LLM class flavin-dependent oxidoreductase, whose amino-acid sequence MPSLKYGFILPFNDGARTVAERAHEAEAAGWDGFFMPEGVWHVDVWVALTAAAMRTERIRLGTMLSPLPRMRPWKLSSETATLDNLSNGRVILSVGVGALFMGYQAFTDEITDTKIRAELLD is encoded by the coding sequence TTACCTTTCAACGACGGGGCGCGTACCGTGGCCGAGCGTGCGCATGAGGCCGAGGCCGCCGGGTGGGATGGTTTCTTTATGCCGGAAGGAGTATGGCACGTTGATGTGTGGGTGGCGCTGACCGCCGCGGCTATGCGCACAGAGCGTATCCGCCTGGGTACCATGCTCAGCCCGTTGCCGCGCATGCGTCCCTGGAAGCTGTCCAGCGAGACCGCCACGCTGGACAACCTGTCCAACGGGCGAGTCATTTTGTCGGTGGGGGTGGGGGCCCTTTTTATGGGCTACCAGGCTTTTACAGACGAAATCACCGACACCAAAATCCGCGCCGAACTGTTGGACTAA